In Numida meleagris isolate 19003 breed g44 Domestic line unplaced genomic scaffold, NumMel1.0 unplaced_Scaffold355, whole genome shotgun sequence, the sequence TTCCCGAGCAGAGGAAatcaagcaaagcaaaggagaagaagCAGAAGCGCCTGGAGGAGCGCGCGGCCATGGCTGCTGTCTGCGCCAAGGTGGAGGCTGCCAACAAAGTGAGTGTCCTCGGGGTGAAAACGGGGTGAAAACAGGGGCCTTTGGAGGTGAGCTCCACGCTACAGCTGTGTGGGCCCCTCCTGCTTCCCCCCACCTATTTCTGGGGGcgttctttctcttctctgctgcagcttgaAGATCCCCTCGAAGCTTTTCCAGTGTTCAAGAAATACGACCGGAATGGGTGAGCGCCCTCCCAGCCTTCTCTCAGTCCCCTCCACGCCGctccagttccctcccagtatcTCCCAGTTGCCTCCCAGTGCTTCCTTGTGCCCCTTAGTCCTCTTTCAGTGTCTCCCTGTCCTCTCTCGTTCCCTCCCAGTCCCCTTTAAGCTCTTTTGattccctcccagctgcttCCCAGTGTCTGCCTCTCTCCCCATAGTCTTCTCCCAGCGCCATCCCAGTGTCTCCCAGTCCTTTTCAAGCCTGCCCAGTTTCCTCACGGTGTCTCCAGCTCTCCCCTAGTCCTTTCCCAGTGTCTTCCAGTTTCCCCCCCAGTTCCCCCAGCACCAACACCCTCCCACCTCCCACAGCCTCAATGTCTCCATCGAATGCAAGCGTGTTGCCAGCCTGGAGCGAGCCACGGTCGATTGGGCTTTCGAGCTGACCAAAACCAACATGCAGACGCTGTAAGCACACCTGAAACCCGCAGGTTTCATCCCAAAACTCGGGGTGGGGGGGTGTTGGCGACCACCTCAGGGCCACGGTGTCTCCCTGCAGGTATGAGCAGAGCGAGTGGGGCTGGAAGGACCGGGAGAAGCGCGACGAGCTGACGGATGAGCGCGCCTGGTTCCTGATCGCACGCGAGCCCAGCGCCCGCCCCGTCGCCTTCTCCCATTTCCGCTTCGACGTCGAGTGCGGCGACGAGGTGCTGTACTGGTAGGTGGAGGTGGGACGGGGCTGGTGTCAACATAGCCCGAAACGGGGTGGATTCGCCCCAAAAAACAGCGCTGGCTGACAAGGAGGGGGGGGCTTGTCCCCACAGCTACGAAGTGCAGCTGGAGAGCCGGGTGCGGCGGAGAGGGCTGGGCAAGTTCCTCCTGCAGATCCTGCAGCTGGTGGCCAACAGGTGACGGGGCTGGTGTTGGAGTGGGAGCAGCGCTCCCCGTGCTCCTTTTTGGGATGAAAACGGGCgtcttcatgctttttttttttttttttaacccttccCCCTAACTGCCCCCATCCTCACAGCACGCAGATGAAGAAAGTGATGCTCACGGTCTTTAAACACAACCACGGCGCCTACCAGTTCTTCCGGGAAGCACTGCAGTAAGCACTCCAACACCCCCCACCACCCCCAAAATCACCGCTTTTCGCCCTGTCTTCCCCTTCCCGTAACgcggtgtccccatgtctgtctTGCAGCGCGCTGGCGACGTGAGGGCGTGGGACAGGGCAGGCGGGCACAGCCAAGAGAGGTGGGTGCGTgggccccctccctccccctccagcTGCGGGTTTTGAGGCAGATTCGGGGGTTTTTTTTAGGAGTTCCCGAAGGGTTTTTGCACCTTTTCAGAGCCATTTTTCAGGCAGTGAAGGATTTTCGCCCGTTTCCAGTGTTCATggggttgttctttttttttc encodes:
- the NAA40 gene encoding N-alpha-acetyltransferase 40 (The sequence of the model RefSeq protein was modified relative to this genomic sequence to represent the inferred CDS: added 6 bases not found in genome assembly), with amino-acid sequence MGRKSSKAKEKKQKRLEERAAMAAVCAKVEAANKLEDPLEAFPVFKKYDRNGLNVSIECKRVASLERATVDWAFELTKTNMQTLYEQSEWGWKDREKRDELTDERAWFLIAREPSARPVAFSHFRFDVECGDEVLYCYEVQLESRVRRRGLGKFLLQILQLVANSTQMKKVMLTVFKHNHGAYQFFREALQFDIDDSSPSVSGCCGDDCSYEVLSRRTKFGDSHQLPTGGHCGTCCH